Within Deltaproteobacteria bacterium, the genomic segment GGGAACCATCCCCGAGACCCTGTCCCGGGTCCAGGCCAAGTTGACCGATGCCGGCCTGGTGGACATCGACGGCCATGGGGTCGAGATCCTCGACCGTCAGGGGCTGGAGGACGTGGCCCTGGGTCTGCGCGGGGTGTAGTCAGGGCAACGCTCACGCCCAGCCTTGAATTTCAAGGTACGGCTTGACTGGAGCGGTCATCATTGTATACGATGTCATACATAAATGACAGGAGAAACGTTATGAGGACAGCAATATCGGTTCGACTCCCCCAAGACCTTGCCGGCCAACTCGACGCCATCGCCAAGGAGACCGACCGCCCCCGGTCCTTCATCATCCAAAAGGCTTTGGAGTCGTACATGGAGGAGTACGCGGACCTCCAGATAGCATTGGACCGGCTACATGACCCGGGCGACGAGATTGTTTCGGCTGAAGAAATGAGAAAGTCCCTTGGCCTATAACATCGTCTACAA encodes:
- a CDS encoding ribbon-helix-helix protein, CopG family encodes the protein MRTAISVRLPQDLAGQLDAIAKETDRPRSFIIQKALESYMEEYADLQIALDRLHDPGDEIVSAEEMRKSLGL